The Petrocella atlantisensis genome has a window encoding:
- a CDS encoding AI-2E family transporter translates to MKINHNLKYTTIAIYTVFVFFACILVYKIVFSWDDSMDFISSILGLMSPFIFALLIAFFISPMVNFLESQLINRIKLKGHMIKSLKIRRVLSIILSYFIVIGSITFLFAIVMPQVLRSFADISDKLPGYIDSVIEWSKTASFSFGTENYSIDFKILSAFVSENIPQTLEQITDIFNQFMPEILNFTKNIASVVMNLFFGFIIAVYLIYNKEAYLKSAGRFITAIIPPNSNEATFKTFKESHRIFSSFFIGKLLDSLIIGLLCFFILLIAKIPYPILISVIVGITNMIPYFGPFIGGFVGILFLLIGSPEKVILFTIIILALQQFDGNILGPKILGDSTGLEPFWVIFAIILFGGMFGFVGMFVGVPVFAVFKNIIDHVIDRNYNKKIALIESLNDADVNPYKL, encoded by the coding sequence TTGAAGATTAATCATAACCTAAAATATACTACAATTGCCATCTATACCGTCTTCGTTTTTTTCGCTTGTATTCTTGTATATAAAATCGTGTTTTCATGGGACGACTCTATGGATTTTATTAGCAGTATCCTTGGCCTAATGTCCCCTTTCATTTTTGCTCTTCTGATTGCTTTTTTTATAAGTCCGATGGTCAATTTCTTAGAAAGTCAATTGATAAATCGAATAAAGCTAAAAGGGCATATGATTAAATCTTTAAAAATCAGGCGTGTCCTGTCCATTATACTTTCCTATTTTATCGTTATTGGTAGTATTACGTTTTTATTTGCCATTGTAATGCCTCAAGTTCTTAGAAGTTTTGCAGATATCTCTGACAAATTACCTGGTTACATTGATTCTGTCATTGAGTGGTCAAAAACGGCATCCTTCTCCTTTGGAACAGAAAACTATTCCATTGACTTCAAGATCTTAAGTGCCTTCGTTTCGGAAAACATCCCTCAAACACTGGAGCAAATTACCGATATTTTCAATCAATTCATGCCCGAGATTTTAAATTTTACAAAGAATATTGCATCTGTTGTTATGAATCTTTTCTTTGGGTTTATCATCGCTGTTTACTTAATCTATAACAAGGAAGCCTATCTTAAGAGTGCCGGACGGTTTATAACAGCAATTATACCGCCTAATTCCAATGAAGCAACGTTTAAGACATTCAAAGAAAGCCATCGTATCTTTTCAAGTTTTTTTATTGGCAAATTACTAGATAGCTTGATTATCGGTCTTTTATGTTTTTTTATACTTCTAATTGCAAAAATTCCATACCCTATATTAATCAGTGTTATTGTCGGTATAACCAATATGATTCCCTACTTCGGTCCATTCATCGGTGGTTTCGTCGGTATCTTATTTCTCCTCATCGGTTCTCCTGAAAAAGTGATTTTGTTTACCATTATCATATTAGCCTTACAACAATTTGACGGTAATATACTAGGTCCAAAGATTCTAGGCGACTCAACAGGTCTTGAACCTTTTTGGGTAATTTTTGCCATCATTCTTTTTGGGGGCATGTTTGGCTTTGTAGGTATGTTTGTCGGTGTTCCTGTTTTTGCCGTTTTCAAAAATATTATCGATCATGTTATTGATCGGAACTACAATAAAAAAATTGCTCTCATTGAATCCTTAAATGATGCTGATGTCAATCCTTATAAACTATAA
- a CDS encoding glycosyltransferase family protein — protein MKTIAYYVTDSGFGHITRSAAIISHIIENSDYNIILASNKIQNDHAKIELRKYEKRVSFINVETDANSKFIENSHQVDLEGTTENIRTYTNKFEDLIEYQYNLLKGMEIAMVITDISILGIMVAKKLRVKVVGISNYTWYNRFKNFGIEEDLIEIYRKWYNQLDMLFRFEFSDDMSGIDCPKEDVGLVCREVSQMSSGDFKKRYWPAVYLSVGQVEKKKEKFEINFPSGTIFATGTIEVEGNVHVVKLPARLSHTQDYIAASSFALIKGGWSSVAECLILNVPFGILDEDDTEDRELVEKLFSNNYAFRTTEEELRKFHIKDMNIKAVSVDRPHYTNDAANIAKKMLSFLD, from the coding sequence ATGAAAACGATTGCATATTATGTAACAGATAGTGGGTTTGGTCATATAACCAGATCAGCGGCTATAATTTCACATATAATTGAAAATAGTGATTACAATATCATATTGGCTTCTAACAAGATACAAAACGATCATGCAAAAATTGAGCTTAGAAAATATGAAAAACGGGTTTCTTTTATAAATGTTGAGACAGATGCTAATTCCAAATTCATTGAAAATTCTCATCAGGTTGATTTAGAAGGCACTACAGAAAACATTCGTACGTATACGAATAAATTCGAAGACCTAATTGAATACCAATATAATCTGTTAAAAGGTATGGAGATTGCCATGGTAATAACAGATATTAGTATATTAGGCATTATGGTGGCTAAGAAACTAAGAGTTAAAGTGGTAGGGATTTCAAATTATACATGGTACAATCGATTTAAAAACTTTGGGATTGAAGAGGACTTAATTGAGATTTACCGCAAATGGTATAATCAATTGGATATGCTATTCAGGTTCGAATTCTCGGATGATATGAGTGGAATTGATTGCCCAAAAGAAGATGTGGGTCTCGTTTGTAGAGAAGTAAGTCAAATGAGCAGTGGCGATTTTAAAAAGCGTTATTGGCCTGCAGTATACCTTTCAGTTGGTCAAGTAGAGAAGAAAAAGGAAAAGTTTGAGATTAATTTTCCATCAGGTACCATTTTTGCAACAGGTACCATAGAAGTTGAGGGTAATGTCCATGTGGTAAAATTACCAGCTAGATTGTCCCATACTCAAGATTACATAGCTGCGAGCTCATTTGCATTAATTAAAGGTGGATGGTCTTCTGTTGCAGAATGTCTTATATTGAATGTACCATTTGGCATACTCGATGAAGACGATACAGAGGACCGAGAACTTGTAGAGAAACTTTTCTCAAATAACTATGCTTTTAGAACTACGGAAGAAGAATTACGTAAATTTCATATCAAAGATATGAACATTAAAGCTGTTTCTGTCGATCGACCACATTATACTAACGATGCAGCTAATATTGCAAAAAAAATGCTTAGTTTTTTAGATTAA
- the trxA gene encoding thioredoxin, whose amino-acid sequence MAMTFTDSNFEAEVLKSEVPVLVDFYADWCGPCKMMAPSIEQLATEYEGKVKIGKLDVDTNGVTAQHYRVMSIPTLLIFKGGEVVDTIVGAVPKNQVEAKINAAM is encoded by the coding sequence ATGGCAATGACATTTACAGATTCAAATTTTGAAGCAGAAGTTCTTAAATCAGAGGTGCCAGTATTGGTAGATTTTTATGCAGATTGGTGTGGACCATGTAAGATGATGGCACCATCTATAGAGCAGCTTGCAACTGAATATGAAGGCAAGGTAAAAATTGGAAAACTTGATGTGGATACTAACGGTGTGACAGCACAGCACTATAGAGTCATGAGTATACCAACACTATTGATTTTCAAAGGTGGAGAAGTTGTAGACACCATTGTTGGTGCAGTACCTAAGAATCAAGTGGAAGCAAAAATTAACGCAGCAATGTAA
- a CDS encoding transglutaminase domain-containing protein: protein MKRLIGLIAVLALCLNVSANSAFGGEVLSPQAEYLSAIGLLKGTGQDYGLNQSLTRQEAAVMIVRLKGDEELVMSTDFNHPFEDVSPWATSYVGYLYNYGLTLGISSTEFGALEEVTREQYVTLLLRALAYDDSAGDFTWSSSLNKAKEIGILSSSVPRTTFTRREMVSLTYNALLCKVKAQNTTLLNQLQIKKAVPNTIDKADEIMRLEFLNIQNMPVSYRALVQNVEKMIYDMEETRTFDMALISHVDVSELIEDAKVTMNQVPMYSSVINSYKITRRSNTLVISFDYTITKSELEMAKLKAKEVVGQMITSDMGEFEKELVIHDYIVHHVAYDQSKVLDDAVFTIYGALIDGKAVCHGYAEAFQYMAYLAGLNSKIVFGTAEADGVRIGHAWNMIELDGNYYHVDTTWNDPVSSEGIQSISYDYFNVTDQDLMATHTWNMSEYERGTGTLYNYYTYHNLEVIGTEGLRSYLQKEFNKGSKEITIKVKGVQMTMDMLKKVLARCYGYGSVSYNVNPSTNVVHITVH, encoded by the coding sequence ATGAAAAGACTAATAGGTTTAATAGCTGTTCTTGCACTATGCCTTAATGTGTCTGCCAATTCTGCTTTCGGGGGAGAAGTCTTGAGCCCTCAAGCAGAGTACCTAAGTGCAATAGGTCTGCTTAAGGGAACCGGACAAGACTATGGTCTGAATCAATCATTGACCCGTCAGGAAGCAGCGGTCATGATCGTCAGGCTAAAAGGTGACGAAGAATTGGTCATGTCGACAGATTTTAACCACCCTTTTGAAGATGTATCACCATGGGCAACCTCTTATGTGGGTTATTTATACAATTATGGATTGACCTTGGGTATATCATCTACAGAATTTGGTGCTCTGGAAGAAGTAACGCGGGAGCAATATGTGACACTTTTATTAAGAGCATTGGCTTACGATGATTCTGCAGGTGATTTCACATGGTCAAGCAGCCTGAACAAAGCAAAAGAAATCGGAATCCTTTCGTCATCAGTGCCGAGGACGACTTTCACAAGGCGTGAGATGGTCAGTCTAACTTACAACGCTCTATTATGTAAAGTCAAAGCACAAAACACAACATTACTGAATCAACTTCAAATCAAAAAAGCGGTTCCAAATACTATCGATAAAGCCGATGAAATTATGAGACTTGAGTTTTTAAATATTCAGAACATGCCTGTATCTTATAGGGCTTTGGTGCAGAATGTTGAGAAAATGATTTATGATATGGAAGAAACCCGAACCTTTGATATGGCATTAATAAGTCATGTAGATGTGAGTGAACTTATAGAAGATGCAAAGGTCACTATGAACCAAGTTCCCATGTATTCGTCTGTAATCAACTCTTATAAGATTACACGAAGAAGCAATACTTTGGTAATATCATTTGATTATACAATTACAAAATCAGAACTTGAAATGGCAAAACTGAAAGCCAAAGAAGTGGTGGGGCAGATGATTACATCTGATATGGGGGAGTTTGAAAAAGAGTTGGTTATACATGATTACATCGTTCATCATGTGGCTTATGATCAATCCAAAGTACTAGATGACGCCGTGTTCACCATATATGGTGCCCTCATTGATGGTAAAGCGGTTTGCCATGGTTATGCAGAAGCCTTTCAATACATGGCTTATTTAGCAGGGCTTAATTCTAAGATTGTGTTTGGTACAGCAGAAGCAGATGGTGTGCGTATCGGCCATGCATGGAACATGATTGAACTTGATGGTAATTATTATCACGTAGATACGACTTGGAATGACCCGGTATCATCAGAAGGCATACAAAGTATAAGCTATGATTATTTTAATGTGACGGACCAAGATTTGATGGCAACCCATACTTGGAATATGTCTGAATATGAAAGAGGTACGGGTACACTTTACAACTACTATACATACCATAACCTTGAAGTCATAGGTACAGAGGGCTTAAGATCCTATCTTCAAAAAGAGTTCAATAAAGGCAGCAAAGAAATAACCATAAAAGTTAAGGGTGTTCAGATGACAATGGATATGCTTAAAAAGGTTCTAGCAAGATGCTATGGATATGGTAGCGTAAGCTATAATGTTAATCCATCGACCAACGTGGTTCATATTACAGTCCACTAG
- a CDS encoding CPBP family intramembrane glutamic endopeptidase has product MFSVKRGNLFQMITITYFILGNLTLGTMMSVLQLEVNFISSILISQLGFVALSVVTYMIVTKSPVKPTLHLHKIRPLDALICIGIAWSIMPSLSVINVLSQFFVRNQIQDALLAVLDYPYLFVILLTSVFPAIFEELLTRSLIISNYRKETVLVTCIISGLFFGFIHLNINQFLYAFVMGALMCYVVLITESIYSAMIIHFTINATSTTMLYVSNLVIKAFSDNELLMGEIAANTDPTNAQLAIMLIGLLIYALFFIPIAFLLMRSLLKRNSKVFKGSFKLPTEVFMGLNRTSSADHDFQDNIKEALEQPETVTSLVLEEKQSIFTPPLLITIAIFIVFSLILEFLN; this is encoded by the coding sequence ATGTTTTCCGTTAAACGTGGCAACTTGTTCCAAATGATTACCATTACGTATTTTATATTAGGCAACCTTACTCTAGGGACAATGATGAGTGTACTTCAGTTGGAAGTTAATTTTATCTCTAGTATTTTGATTTCTCAGCTTGGTTTTGTAGCTTTATCTGTAGTCACCTACATGATTGTCACAAAATCCCCTGTAAAACCCACCTTGCACTTACATAAAATCCGACCACTCGATGCCTTGATTTGTATTGGTATAGCTTGGAGCATCATGCCTTCTCTCAGTGTTATTAATGTTCTTTCACAATTTTTTGTTCGCAACCAGATTCAAGATGCCTTACTTGCTGTTTTGGATTATCCATATCTGTTTGTTATCCTTTTGACGTCTGTTTTTCCGGCCATTTTCGAGGAACTCTTAACGCGCTCACTGATCATTAGTAATTATAGAAAAGAAACCGTTCTTGTGACTTGTATAATCAGTGGTTTGTTTTTTGGGTTTATCCACCTTAATATTAATCAATTTCTATATGCTTTTGTAATGGGCGCTCTTATGTGCTACGTTGTTTTAATTACTGAGTCCATCTACAGTGCTATGATCATCCACTTTACGATCAATGCTACAAGCACAACCATGCTATACGTTTCTAATTTGGTTATAAAGGCTTTTTCTGACAATGAGCTCTTGATGGGTGAGATTGCGGCCAACACAGATCCTACAAATGCTCAATTAGCCATAATGCTAATTGGTCTTCTCATATATGCATTATTCTTCATACCAATTGCTTTCCTACTTATGCGTTCACTACTCAAAAGAAATAGTAAAGTATTTAAAGGTAGCTTCAAACTTCCAACAGAAGTTTTTATGGGGCTCAATCGCACATCTTCTGCAGATCATGATTTTCAAGACAATATTAAAGAAGCACTAGAACAACCCGAAACCGTAACGTCTTTGGTTCTAGAGGAAAAACAATCCATCTTCACGCCGCCACTGCTCATTACCATTGCCATTTTTATTGTCTTTTCTCTAATTTTAGAATTTTTAAATTAA
- the trmB gene encoding tRNA (guanosine(46)-N7)-methyltransferase TrmB, with the protein MRLRNVKRAFNRINDYEKLIANPMEYKGRWHTYFNNDNPIHIEIGMGRGRFLIDKAKKNPTINYIGFEKFTVVLVKSLEKIKEEGQMDNLCVVRYDAQDILELFDENEVAKVYLNFSDPWPKERHYKRRLTYRDFLNKYKIILKPEGLLCFKTDNEALFDFSLEEMNTLDMHILRETRNLHASPWVQDNIMTEYEEKFTKEGMTINMVEARYSSQ; encoded by the coding sequence ATGAGACTTCGAAATGTAAAAAGAGCTTTTAATCGAATTAATGATTATGAAAAACTTATTGCAAACCCAATGGAATATAAAGGCAGATGGCATACCTATTTTAATAACGATAATCCCATACACATTGAGATTGGTATGGGAAGGGGACGCTTCTTAATTGATAAAGCAAAAAAGAACCCAACAATCAATTATATTGGATTTGAAAAATTTACAGTTGTATTGGTAAAAAGCTTGGAAAAAATTAAAGAAGAAGGGCAGATGGACAATCTATGTGTTGTTCGGTATGATGCTCAAGATATTTTAGAGCTTTTTGATGAAAATGAGGTTGCAAAAGTATATTTGAATTTTTCTGATCCATGGCCAAAAGAACGGCACTATAAAAGAAGATTAACTTATAGAGATTTCTTGAATAAATACAAGATTATTCTGAAGCCTGAAGGTTTATTATGCTTCAAAACGGATAACGAAGCACTTTTTGATTTTTCTTTGGAAGAAATGAACACGCTTGATATGCACATTCTAAGAGAAACAAGAAACCTTCATGCCAGTCCATGGGTTCAAGATAATATCATGACAGAATATGAAGAGAAATTCACCAAAGAAGGTATGACCATCAATATGGTGGAAGCACGTTATAGTTCACAATAA
- a CDS encoding alpha-galactosidase, which translates to MGIEFKQDRKRFHLSTKNTSYMMEVVLDRHLVHGYWGKRIHTPDLECLVDLYEVCSFSPNPEKNHKYISFDTMPREYPDYGRSDYQSPAFEVRVEDGNHLCAPVYKSHRIYKGKPFIEGLPSLYANKGDEVDTLEITLMDDLIGLGIVLHYSVYADYDVITRRVTFVNEGKRKIQLEKSLSCSVDFYQDQEFELMHLYGGWAKERHISRIPIGHSTHVIDSKRGASSHEQNPFIALLRPDTTEHVGEVYAMNLIYSGSFMSEVSVNSYEGTRMQMGLNTIDFEWDLGPNTSFDTPEVVMVYSDKGLNGMSKIFHNIYKDRLCRGKWQHQVRPILINNWEATYFDFDEQKIKKLIDESAGLGIELMVLDDGWFGKRDSDSSGLGDWFVNKEKLPSGLKVLADYANSKGMDFGLWFEPEMVSPDSALYRKHPDWCLHIPNRERSEARNQLVLDMGREDVRNYLYLALEKILESAPIGYVKWDMNRNMTEVGSAILQSNHQKETSHRYILGLYDLLDRITKAFPDVLFESCSGGGGRFDPGMLYYMPQTWTSDDTDSFERLKIQWGTSMLYPPITMGAHVSEVPNHQVMRKTPLHTRAYVAMAANLGFELDLTKLSTEEKGAVKNYIDRYKLIRETVQFGDFYRLMSPYETNGTAWMFISKERNQVVLFYYRHLAKPNHIEPKIKLCYLDPKGLYRMEDGQQLYGDTLMHYGLRLPTMTGDFDSVMIILEKVI; encoded by the coding sequence GATTCATACACCGGATCTTGAGTGCTTAGTAGATTTATATGAGGTGTGTAGCTTCTCGCCAAATCCGGAAAAAAACCACAAATATATTTCTTTTGACACTATGCCAAGAGAGTATCCGGATTATGGTCGCTCAGACTATCAAAGTCCGGCTTTTGAAGTCAGAGTGGAAGATGGCAATCACTTATGTGCACCGGTTTATAAATCTCATAGAATCTATAAAGGTAAACCATTCATTGAAGGCTTACCATCTTTATATGCAAACAAAGGCGATGAGGTTGATACACTCGAAATTACGCTTATGGATGATCTAATAGGGCTTGGAATAGTCCTACATTATTCAGTGTATGCGGACTATGATGTTATAACACGCCGCGTCACGTTTGTAAATGAGGGGAAGCGCAAGATACAGTTGGAAAAAAGCCTAAGCTGTAGTGTAGATTTTTATCAGGATCAAGAATTTGAATTGATGCATCTTTATGGTGGATGGGCTAAAGAACGTCATATATCAAGGATTCCTATTGGTCACAGTACCCATGTGATTGACAGTAAGAGAGGCGCAAGTTCTCATGAACAGAACCCGTTCATAGCCCTTCTTAGACCGGATACAACCGAGCATGTGGGTGAAGTATATGCCATGAACCTGATTTATAGTGGTTCTTTCATGTCTGAAGTATCTGTAAATAGTTATGAAGGAACACGAATGCAGATGGGTCTAAATACCATTGATTTTGAATGGGATTTAGGACCAAATACATCCTTTGATACACCTGAAGTGGTGATGGTCTATTCTGATAAAGGACTAAACGGAATGTCAAAAATATTCCACAACATATATAAGGACAGGCTTTGTAGAGGTAAGTGGCAACATCAAGTGCGTCCAATACTTATTAATAATTGGGAAGCTACTTACTTTGATTTTGATGAACAAAAAATCAAGAAACTTATTGATGAGAGTGCAGGGCTTGGTATCGAATTAATGGTACTTGACGATGGCTGGTTTGGTAAAAGAGATTCAGACAGTTCAGGACTGGGAGATTGGTTTGTTAACAAAGAAAAGTTGCCAAGCGGCTTGAAAGTTTTAGCGGATTATGCGAATAGTAAAGGTATGGATTTTGGTTTGTGGTTTGAACCTGAGATGGTGTCACCGGACAGTGCGCTTTATAGGAAGCATCCGGATTGGTGTCTTCATATACCTAATCGGGAGCGTTCAGAAGCTAGAAACCAGCTCGTATTAGATATGGGTCGAGAGGATGTAAGGAATTATCTGTATCTTGCTTTGGAAAAAATACTTGAAAGTGCACCTATTGGCTATGTTAAGTGGGATATGAACCGAAATATGACAGAAGTAGGTTCAGCCATCTTGCAAAGTAACCATCAAAAGGAGACCAGTCACCGATATATACTTGGATTATATGACTTATTAGATAGAATAACAAAAGCATTTCCGGATGTACTTTTTGAAAGTTGCTCGGGAGGTGGAGGACGTTTTGACCCAGGGATGCTTTACTATATGCCTCAAACATGGACAAGTGATGATACAGATAGTTTTGAGCGACTTAAGATTCAATGGGGGACATCTATGCTTTATCCACCAATTACCATGGGCGCGCATGTCTCAGAAGTACCGAACCATCAGGTTATGCGCAAAACGCCTCTTCATACGAGAGCATATGTAGCAATGGCTGCTAATCTGGGATTTGAGTTGGATTTGACAAAGTTAAGTACGGAAGAAAAAGGTGCTGTAAAAAATTATATAGACCGATACAAGTTAATCCGAGAAACTGTGCAGTTCGGTGATTTTTACAGACTCATGAGCCCATATGAGACCAATGGGACCGCATGGATGTTCATATCCAAAGAGCGAAATCAGGTTGTCTTATTTTATTACAGACATCTGGCTAAGCCGAATCATATAGAACCTAAGATCAAGCTTTGTTATCTTGACCCGAAAGGGCTCTACCGAATGGAAGATGGACAACAGCTTTATGGCGACACATTGATGCACTATGGTCTTCGGTTGCCAACGATGACTGGGGATTTTGATAGTGTGATGATAATTCTCGAAAAGGTGATTTGA